The proteins below come from a single Oncorhynchus gorbuscha isolate QuinsamMale2020 ecotype Even-year linkage group LG12, OgorEven_v1.0, whole genome shotgun sequence genomic window:
- the slc10a1 gene encoding sodium/bile acid cotransporter codes for MEDPIDTAMAVFSDQYLSSNDSLLFNITPTHFPRLPPIIDQTISITTIVILFITMVSLGCTMEVPKIKAHILKPKGVAIAVVAQFGVMPLTAFSLAKVLQLGPVEAVVVLICGCCPGGSLSNILALSMKGDMNLSIVMTTCSTVLALGMMPLLLYLYCQGFSNLESAVPYAGITLALVMTLFPCGIGILINYYRPQYSKTITKVGLSLLLMATVVIGLLAGMTIGGMDLTLTLLSPPLMTTAALMPLIGYTFGYVLSYLFKLNGSGRRTISMETGCQNIQLCSTILKVAFPPDVIGPLYLFPMIYIVFQVGEALLLIVLFRVHRRFFKTPETEKQVYDAVDGNQIHISSV; via the exons ATGGAAGATCCCATTGACACCGCCATGGCAGTGTTCTCTGATCAGTACCTGTCGTCCAATGACAGTTTACTATTCAACATCACTCCAACCCATTTCCCCCGCCTGCCACCCATAATAGACCAGACCATCAGCATCACCACCATAGTGATCCTCTTCATTACCATGGTTTCACTGGGCTGTACCATGGAGGTGCCCAAGATCAAG GCCCACATCCTGAAACCTAAAGGAGTAGCCATCGCAGTGGTGGCCCAGTTTGGAGTAATGCCCCTCACTGCCTTCTCATTGGCTAAG GTGTTACAGCTGGGGCCGGTAGAGGCTGTAGTGGTGCTGATCTGTGGATGCTGCCCAGGGGGAAGCCTCTCCAATATATTGGCCCTGTCTATGAAGGGAGACATGAACCTAAG tatTGTGATGACTACCTGCTCTACAGTTCTAGCCCTGGGTATGATGCCACTGCTCCTCTACCTATACTGCCAGGGCTTCTCCAACCTGGAGAGTGCTGTTCCCTACGCTGGCATCACTCTGGCCCTGGTCATGACTCTGTTCCCCTGCGGCATCGGCATCCTCATCAATTACTACAGGCCACAGTACTCCAAGACTATAACtaag GTCGGCCTGTCCCTCCTGTTGATGGCCACGGTGGTGATTGGCCTGTTGGCCGGCATGACCATAGGAGGGATGGATTTGACGCTGACCCTCCTGTCCCCTCCGCTCATGACCACCGCTGCCCTCATGCCCCTCATTGGCTACACCTTCGGATACGTCCTGTCATACCTCTTCAAACTCAACGGATC GGGGCGGAGGACCATCTCCATGGAGACAGGCTGTCAGAACATCCAGCTGTGTTCCACCATTTTGAAGGTGGCATTCCCTCCCGATGTGATTGgtcccctctacctattccctaTGATCTACATAGTGTTTCAGGTGGGAGAGGCCTTACTGCTCATTGTGCTGTTCAGGGTTCACCGGAGGTTCTTCAAAACACCGGAGACAG